A single genomic interval of Demequina sp. NBRC 110054 harbors:
- a CDS encoding DUF952 domain-containing protein, translating into MEIVHLARASDWEAAKAAGEYRVSGVGMTLEEEGFIHCSTWLQLPRTAKRFYADISEPLVALVMDEDTVRAAGTEVRYEGDSDLFPHIYGPIDPAWVTPRPASIEKGWLTFE; encoded by the coding sequence ATGGAGATCGTGCACCTGGCGCGTGCGTCGGACTGGGAGGCGGCCAAGGCCGCGGGCGAGTACCGCGTCTCGGGGGTCGGGATGACCCTGGAGGAAGAGGGCTTCATCCACTGCTCGACGTGGCTGCAGCTGCCGCGCACCGCGAAGCGCTTCTACGCCGATATCTCCGAGCCTCTCGTCGCGCTCGTGATGGACGAGGACACCGTGCGCGCCGCGGGCACCGAGGTCCGCTACGAGGGCGACTCCGACCTGTTCCCGCACATCTACGGGCCGATCGACCCCGCATGGGTCACGCCGCGCCCCGCGAGCATCGAGAAGGGCTGGCTCACGTTCGAGTGA